A window of the Cuculus canorus isolate bCucCan1 chromosome 3, bCucCan1.pri, whole genome shotgun sequence genome harbors these coding sequences:
- the LRATD1 gene encoding protein LRATD1 translates to MGNQLDRITHLNYSELPTGDPSGIEKDELRVGVAYFFSDEEEDLDERGQPDKYSVKGSGSPGQETPTHHLHHQLVLNETQFSAFRGQECIFSKVSSGPQAGDLSVCSAQALPALCKPGDLLELLYLGPPEHPPPHWAVYVGGGQIIHLHQGQIRQDSLYEAPAGNVGRVVNSWYRFRPLVAELVVQNACGHLGLKSDEICWTNSESFAAWCRFGKREFKAGGELQAAAGTQHQQQYYLKIHLAENKVHTVRFHSLEDLIREKRRIDASGKLRVIKDLAIVDGKE, encoded by the coding sequence ATGGGAAATCAACTGGATCGCATCACCCACCTGAATTACAGCGAGCTGCCCACCGGGGACCCCTCGGGGATCGAGAAGGACGAGCTGCGCGTCGGTGTGGCTTACTTCTTCTCGGATGAGGAGGAGGACCTGGACGAGCGAGGCCAGCCAGACAAGTACAGCGTGAAGGGCTCCGGCAGCCCTGGCCAGGAGACGCCcacccaccacctccaccaccagctgGTGCTAAACGAGACCCAGTTCTCCGCTTTCCGCGGCCAGGAATGCATCTTCTCCAAGGTCAGCAGCGGCCCCCAGGCTGGAGACCTCAGCGTCTGCTCGGCGCAAGCCCTGCCTGCGCTCTGCAAGCCGGGGGacctgctggagctgctctaCCTGGGGCCGCCCGAGCACCCGCCGCCGCACTGGGCGGTGTACGTGGGCGGCGGGCAGATCATCCACCTGCACCAGGGGCAGATCCGCCAGGACAGCTTGTACGAGGCTCCCGCGGGCAACGTGGGGCGGGTGGTGAATAGCTGGTACCGCTTTCGCCCGCTGGTGGCCGAGCTGGTGGTGCAAAACGCCTGCGGGCACCTGGGCTTAAAGAGCGACGAGATCTGCTGGACGAACTCCGAGAGCTTCGCCGCCTGGTGCCGCTTCGGGAAAAGGGAGTTCAAAGCCGGAGGGGAGCTGCAGGCTGCGGCCGGcacccagcaccagcagcagtaCTATCTCAAGATCCACTTGGCGGAGAACAAGGTGCACACGGTGAGGTTCCACAGCCTGGAGGATCTAATACGCGAGAAGCGCAGGATCGACGCCAGCGGCAAACTGAGGGTGATCAAAGACTTGGCGATAGTGGATGGGAAAGAGTAG